The following proteins are encoded in a genomic region of Saccharopolyspora antimicrobica:
- a CDS encoding 4-hydroxy-3-methylbut-2-enyl diphosphate reductase — protein MTTSPEATDLVDQDGGRTKRVLLAKPRGYCAGVDRAVVTVEKALETYGAPIYVRKEIVHNRHVVDTLSERGVIFVDETDEVPEGALVVFSAHGVSPAVHEEAAKRNLRTIDATCPLVTKVHKEVHRFAREDYDILLIGHEGHEEVEGTAGEAPDRVQLVDTAEDVDKVQVRDPNKVVWLSQTTLSVDETMERVDQLKDRFPDLQAPPSDDICYATSNRQHAVKVMAPECDLVIVVGSQNSSNSKRLVEVALQAGASDSHLVDFASQIDEAWLEGVTTVGVTSGASVPDVLVMQVLDHLAERGWNQVDEVTTANEKVTFALPRELRKDLDDNPNKPKGVR, from the coding sequence ATGACGACCTCGCCCGAGGCCACTGACCTCGTTGACCAGGACGGCGGGCGGACCAAGCGAGTCCTGCTGGCCAAGCCGCGTGGGTACTGCGCAGGTGTCGACCGCGCGGTGGTCACCGTCGAGAAAGCCCTCGAGACCTACGGTGCACCGATCTACGTCCGCAAGGAGATCGTGCACAACCGCCACGTCGTGGACACGCTGTCCGAGCGCGGCGTGATCTTCGTGGACGAGACCGACGAGGTGCCCGAGGGCGCGCTCGTGGTGTTCTCCGCGCACGGCGTGTCCCCAGCGGTCCACGAGGAGGCCGCCAAGCGCAACCTGCGGACCATCGACGCGACCTGCCCGCTGGTCACCAAGGTGCACAAGGAGGTCCACCGGTTCGCCCGCGAGGACTACGACATCCTGCTGATCGGCCACGAGGGCCACGAGGAGGTCGAGGGCACCGCCGGTGAGGCGCCCGACCGCGTGCAGCTGGTCGACACCGCCGAAGACGTCGACAAGGTGCAGGTGCGCGACCCGAACAAGGTGGTGTGGCTGTCGCAGACCACGCTCAGCGTGGACGAGACGATGGAGCGGGTGGACCAGCTCAAGGACCGGTTCCCCGATCTGCAGGCGCCGCCGAGCGACGACATCTGCTACGCCACCTCCAACCGCCAGCACGCGGTGAAGGTGATGGCCCCGGAGTGCGACCTGGTGATCGTGGTCGGCTCGCAGAACTCCTCGAACTCAAAGCGCCTGGTGGAGGTCGCTCTGCAGGCCGGGGCGTCGGACTCGCACCTGGTGGACTTCGCCTCGCAGATCGACGAGGCGTGGCTGGAAGGCGTCACCACGGTCGGCGTGACCAGCGGTGCCTCGGTGCCGGACGTGCTGGTCATGCAGGTCCTGGACCACCTGGCCGAGCGCGGCTGGAACCAGGTGGACGAGGTCACCACGGCCAACGAGAAGGTCACCTTCGCGCTGCCGAGGGAGCTCCGCAAGGACCTCGACGACAACCCGAACAAGCCGAAGGGCGTCCGCTGA
- a CDS encoding glycoside hydrolase family 172 protein — protein sequence MRVRSATSGGGRARRLGAYLGVAAIAAAVVVVDGTGSVQAQAPAPAPTKGPVGWDTYRDLDAMSQSRGAEQSLQFSSYDRTGGNNDGFEGTYSCLRTTERGCVIGEHDGPGEITSIWSTREPLGDVSATGNIVIELDGRTVLDAPFIDVVSGKLGAPFAWPLVGDANDTAGGVVIKVPMPYRESMRVTVEHNPYFYHLSYRAFPDANGVRTFDPDEPADDVLEKLRTFGVADPKGSSRGTPVRRNFDLAPGAATTVADLSGAAQIDQLRVKLPQVVAAPQVVDDGRAFGAGGGSRFAMRVDPNNQGIRVIRRYDPQIADQVGSLHVNGRRVGEWRSGAATPGLWGVQIIDVPAEVTSGRSTVDVENRFTSSSLDFNEFRYDVHSLVGGEWVRTDVLDLGPGHPGEEAAHDYRIANPVFAREKLIGRYPTRPEDVAASDVVLDKLRLRITFDGRTTVDAPIGEFFGTGLGEYDVRTMMSSVDPGLDGWYTAWWPMPFGKSAKVELVNTGGVRVTGATAEVTSAPAELAPGTGYFHATHHRGNTVPGEDWNFLTARGSGTFYGVTHSMRGLIPPGARARSNEPLSDTRTRSLAVNQRNYLEGDERFYVDGSREPAWHGTGTEDFYESGWYFRFGTTYSMPLAGNPSHEINGDGCRYDCTGAYRLLLNDAVPFRNGFVADIEHGPVNDEPGDYGSTAYWYGGNASGRVLPGLPLPPAQPPSTPVPPTSSVPPSTPSTTPTRPATPETTAPHTTSQDDGTQPLDIDQAVEDALGGS from the coding sequence ATGAGAGTCCGCTCAGCAACGTCGGGGGGAGGCCGCGCCCGCCGGCTCGGTGCCTACCTGGGAGTCGCGGCGATCGCGGCGGCCGTCGTGGTCGTCGACGGCACCGGTTCCGTTCAGGCTCAGGCCCCGGCCCCGGCTCCGACCAAGGGCCCGGTCGGCTGGGACACCTACCGCGACCTCGACGCGATGTCGCAGTCCCGCGGTGCCGAGCAGTCCCTGCAGTTCTCCAGCTACGACCGCACCGGCGGGAACAACGACGGCTTCGAGGGCACCTACTCCTGCCTGCGCACCACCGAGCGCGGCTGCGTGATCGGCGAGCACGACGGGCCCGGTGAGATCACCTCGATCTGGAGCACCCGCGAGCCGCTCGGCGACGTCTCCGCGACCGGCAACATCGTGATCGAGCTGGACGGCCGGACGGTGCTGGACGCGCCGTTCATCGACGTGGTCAGCGGCAAGCTCGGCGCGCCGTTCGCGTGGCCGCTGGTCGGCGACGCCAACGACACCGCGGGCGGCGTGGTGATCAAGGTGCCGATGCCCTACCGCGAGTCGATGCGGGTCACGGTGGAGCACAACCCGTACTTCTACCACCTGTCCTACCGCGCCTTCCCCGACGCGAACGGCGTGCGGACCTTCGACCCGGACGAACCGGCCGACGACGTGCTGGAGAAGCTGCGCACCTTCGGCGTGGCCGATCCGAAGGGCAGCTCCCGCGGCACGCCGGTGCGCCGCAACTTCGACCTGGCGCCCGGCGCGGCCACCACCGTCGCCGACCTCTCCGGCGCGGCGCAGATCGACCAGCTGCGGGTGAAGCTGCCGCAGGTGGTGGCCGCGCCGCAGGTGGTCGACGACGGCCGCGCGTTCGGCGCGGGCGGCGGCAGCCGGTTCGCGATGCGGGTGGACCCGAACAACCAGGGCATCCGGGTGATCCGCCGGTACGACCCGCAGATCGCCGACCAGGTCGGCAGCCTGCACGTCAACGGCCGGCGGGTCGGCGAGTGGCGCAGCGGTGCGGCGACACCGGGCTTGTGGGGCGTGCAGATCATCGACGTGCCCGCCGAGGTGACCTCGGGCCGGTCCACCGTGGACGTGGAGAACCGCTTCACCTCCTCGTCGCTGGACTTCAACGAGTTCCGCTACGACGTGCACAGCCTGGTCGGCGGCGAATGGGTCCGCACCGACGTGCTCGACCTCGGACCTGGCCACCCCGGTGAGGAAGCCGCGCACGACTACCGCATCGCCAACCCGGTCTTCGCCCGCGAGAAGCTGATCGGCCGCTACCCGACCCGGCCGGAGGACGTCGCGGCCTCCGACGTGGTGCTGGACAAGCTCCGGCTGCGCATCACCTTCGACGGCAGGACCACGGTCGACGCGCCGATCGGCGAGTTCTTCGGCACCGGGCTCGGCGAGTACGACGTGCGCACCATGATGAGCTCCGTCGACCCGGGCCTGGACGGCTGGTACACCGCGTGGTGGCCGATGCCGTTCGGCAAGAGCGCCAAGGTGGAGCTGGTCAACACCGGCGGGGTGCGGGTGACCGGCGCGACCGCGGAGGTGACCAGCGCTCCGGCCGAGCTGGCGCCCGGCACCGGCTACTTCCACGCCACCCACCACCGCGGCAACACGGTCCCGGGCGAGGACTGGAACTTCCTCACGGCCCGCGGATCGGGCACCTTCTACGGCGTCACGCACAGCATGCGCGGGCTGATCCCGCCGGGCGCCAGGGCGCGCTCGAATGAGCCGCTCTCCGACACGCGCACCAGGTCGCTCGCGGTGAACCAGCGCAACTACCTGGAGGGCGACGAGCGGTTCTACGTCGACGGCTCCCGCGAGCCGGCCTGGCACGGCACGGGCACCGAGGACTTCTACGAGTCCGGCTGGTACTTCCGGTTCGGCACCACCTACTCGATGCCGCTGGCGGGCAACCCGTCGCACGAGATCAACGGCGACGGCTGCAGGTACGACTGCACGGGCGCCTACCGCCTGCTGCTCAACGACGCGGTGCCGTTCCGCAACGGCTTCGTGGCGGACATCGAGCACGGTCCGGTGAACGACGAGCCGGGCGACTACGGTTCGACGGCCTACTGGTACGGCGGGAACGCATCGGGCCGCGTGCTGCCCGGCCTCCCGCTGCCGCCAGCCCAGCCGCCGAGCACTCCGGTCCCGCCGACCTCGTCGGTGCCGCCGTCGACGCCCTCGACGACGCCGACCCGCCCGGCGACCCCGGAGACGACGGCCCCGCACACCACGAGCCAGGACGACGGCACCCAGCCGCTCGACATCGACCAGGCGGTGGAGGACGCCCTCGGCGGAAGCTGA
- a CDS encoding ABC transporter permease: MSNQTAERPSAAAPRKRAGTAETLFRFQSFFGLVAVFIAAVIFSPRDDEGQILFLTSDNLFNIVRAVSEIGIIAVGLTFVILIGGIDLSVGSVLGLAAVGSAVLMVEDGLGVWATVGLVLLAGVVFGLLQGTAVALLGVQAFIVTLAGLQIARGLARMWSGGETVQISYGDGPGQAPMLFSLLGERTFGGVVPIPVLIFAVVAVAAILFLRTSAYSRHLYAIGGNEKAARLSGVPVNRVKIIAFGIAGFCAALAGIVHAGQLNAGSPNDGIAYELDGIAAVVVGGTSLAGGRGSVIGTIAGALLLGILNNILSLNSVNTDLQLLIKGLVIVAAAALQRLRPTS, translated from the coding sequence GTGAGCAACCAGACGGCGGAACGGCCTTCGGCGGCCGCGCCGCGGAAGCGGGCCGGCACCGCGGAGACGCTGTTCCGGTTCCAGAGCTTCTTCGGGCTGGTCGCGGTGTTCATCGCCGCGGTGATCTTCTCGCCGCGCGATGACGAGGGCCAGATCCTCTTCCTGACCAGCGACAACCTGTTCAACATCGTGCGCGCGGTGTCCGAGATCGGGATCATCGCGGTCGGCCTGACCTTCGTCATCCTGATCGGCGGCATCGACCTCTCGGTGGGTTCGGTGCTCGGGCTGGCCGCGGTGGGCTCGGCCGTGCTGATGGTGGAGGACGGCCTCGGCGTGTGGGCGACCGTCGGGCTGGTGCTGCTGGCGGGCGTCGTCTTCGGCCTGCTGCAGGGCACCGCGGTGGCGCTGCTCGGGGTGCAGGCGTTCATCGTCACGCTGGCCGGGTTGCAGATCGCGCGCGGGCTGGCGCGCATGTGGTCCGGCGGCGAGACCGTGCAGATCTCCTACGGCGACGGGCCGGGGCAGGCGCCGATGCTGTTCTCGCTGCTGGGCGAGCGCACGTTCGGCGGCGTGGTGCCGATCCCGGTGCTGATCTTCGCCGTGGTGGCGGTGGCCGCGATCCTGTTCCTGCGGACCAGCGCCTACTCCCGGCACCTGTACGCCATCGGCGGCAACGAGAAGGCCGCCCGGCTCTCCGGCGTGCCGGTGAACCGGGTCAAGATCATCGCCTTCGGCATCGCCGGGTTCTGCGCCGCGCTGGCCGGGATCGTGCACGCCGGGCAGCTCAACGCGGGCAGCCCGAACGACGGGATCGCCTACGAGCTGGACGGCATCGCGGCGGTGGTCGTCGGCGGCACCAGCCTGGCCGGCGGCCGCGGCTCGGTCATCGGCACCATCGCCGGCGCGCTGCTGCTCGGCATCCTGAACAACATCCTGAGCCTGAACAGCGTCAACACCGACCTGCAACTGCTGATCAAGGGCCTGGTGATCGTCGCGGCGGCTGCGCTGCAGCGACTGCGTCCCACGTCGTGA
- a CDS encoding DUF6542 domain-containing protein has product MTAIRDSQSASSPGNGAPPWSARSAFRTAGVPLWVAVLLAAVPTAIGTVLDIMIWKQPDLLFKACFFVGSVLGVLLVKRRSTFGPMVQPPLVLVIIMPLLVLITGSGAAAGAGATGKALAIARPLISSFPIMAAATIVALGIGLVRMFVTEKPGRRPEVADSDAATKKRRRPAQPRKPEGEERKRRPDERKKSREGGRPARSERAERPEREREQRERAQAPGRPRREEPPRRGEPPRRGEAAPGRPRGAEGRPERAVPPRRGAAPRQAPGRPRQAEPPQGEPPRRARRPRRDERFS; this is encoded by the coding sequence GTGACCGCGATCCGCGACAGCCAGAGCGCCTCATCCCCCGGCAACGGCGCGCCGCCCTGGTCGGCGCGCTCCGCCTTCCGCACGGCCGGAGTGCCGCTTTGGGTTGCCGTGCTGCTGGCCGCGGTGCCCACCGCGATCGGCACCGTGCTGGACATCATGATCTGGAAGCAGCCCGACCTGCTGTTCAAGGCCTGCTTCTTCGTCGGGAGCGTGCTGGGTGTGCTGCTGGTCAAGCGGCGGAGCACGTTCGGCCCGATGGTCCAGCCGCCGCTGGTGCTGGTCATCATCATGCCGCTGCTGGTGCTGATCACCGGGTCCGGCGCGGCGGCAGGCGCGGGTGCCACCGGTAAAGCGCTCGCGATCGCACGTCCGCTGATCAGCAGCTTCCCGATCATGGCCGCGGCCACGATCGTCGCACTGGGTATCGGACTCGTACGCATGTTCGTTACCGAGAAGCCCGGCAGGCGACCCGAGGTCGCCGACAGCGACGCGGCCACCAAGAAGCGCCGCCGCCCCGCGCAGCCCCGCAAGCCGGAGGGCGAGGAGCGCAAGCGGCGTCCTGACGAGCGCAAGAAGTCCCGCGAAGGCGGTCGGCCGGCTCGCAGTGAGCGGGCGGAGCGGCCTGAACGCGAGCGCGAGCAGCGCGAGCGCGCGCAGGCGCCGGGGCGGCCCCGCCGAGAGGAGCCGCCGCGGCGCGGCGAGCCGCCACGGCGAGGCGAAGCCGCGCCGGGCAGGCCGCGCGGAGCGGAAGGCCGGCCGGAGCGCGCCGTGCCGCCGCGGCGGGGCGCAGCCCCGCGGCAGGCGCCGGGACGGCCGCGGCAGGCGGAGCCGCCGCAGGGCGAGCCGCCCAGGCGAGCCCGCAGGCCGCGGCGCGACGAGCGCTTCAGCTAG
- a CDS encoding lipid droplet-associated protein: MSSFPLPVRVAAGLAATAVEQARRLPTTLLGLPVTVASQALQASMRVQQQITELAIKGDEALSVLSTPEEQPAWATFDEDEPDEPEAPPASTVVAEYAELTLPQLRGRLRSFTEEELAELLAHEQQHEQRPEFLRMLQNRLERLRDR, from the coding sequence ATGTCATCGTTTCCGCTGCCGGTCCGGGTCGCCGCGGGACTGGCGGCCACCGCCGTCGAACAGGCCCGCCGCCTGCCGACCACGCTGCTCGGGCTGCCCGTCACCGTGGCCAGCCAGGCCCTGCAGGCGTCGATGCGGGTCCAGCAGCAGATCACCGAGCTGGCGATCAAGGGCGACGAGGCGCTCTCCGTGCTGAGCACCCCGGAGGAGCAGCCCGCCTGGGCGACCTTCGACGAGGACGAGCCGGACGAACCCGAGGCGCCGCCGGCCAGCACCGTGGTCGCCGAGTACGCGGAGCTGACGCTGCCGCAGCTGCGCGGCAGGCTCCGCTCGTTCACCGAGGAGGAGCTGGCCGAACTGCTCGCCCACGAGCAGCAGCACGAACAGCGCCCGGAGTTCCTCCGCATGCTGCAGAACCGCCTCGAACGGCTCCGCGACCGCTGA
- a CDS encoding sugar ABC transporter ATP-binding protein — translation MDTAPPLVEMTGISKRYGGVLACDDVDLSVRAGEVHALLGENGAGKSTLMKVLSGDVSDHAGSISIEGRPVQFGKPADAQQAGVAMIHQELDLVPGLSVAENLHLGREPRTRFGIVDRRKMADGTRELLRRTGIELDPQRPVGELRVGEQQLVTIARALLLDAKVLIMDEPTSALSSTEVERLFAVIAELRRSGTGIVYISHRMDEIGRVADRATVLRNGRKVAEFDARKLTAEQAAEAMVGRSVQTMFRAERREVGAELLAVSGFAVRPRRPRVGRREPAGIDLTVRRGEIVGLCGLLGSGRTELLESLFGAGSSGTWEGEVTLDGRPVRPRGPRRALREGIAFVPEDRRTSGLVLEHSVLANTVLSVLDRLGALGLVRRRKEVATTESSVQQLKVKLGRILDPVGTLSGGNQQKVVFGRMLLTEPRLLLLDDPTRGVDIGAKSEIYQLLGEIAERGIGVLLASSELPELVGVCDRVVVLRGGRSVAEFGTGEVGEAELLAAAMGERAGDGAGPVVGTGPQSTGGGAR, via the coding sequence ATGGACACGGCGCCACCGCTGGTCGAGATGACCGGCATCAGCAAGCGCTACGGGGGTGTGCTCGCCTGCGACGACGTGGACCTGTCGGTCCGCGCCGGGGAGGTGCACGCGCTGCTGGGGGAGAACGGCGCGGGCAAGAGCACGCTGATGAAGGTGCTCTCCGGCGACGTCTCCGATCACGCTGGATCGATTTCGATCGAGGGGCGGCCGGTGCAGTTCGGCAAGCCCGCCGACGCCCAGCAGGCCGGGGTCGCGATGATCCACCAGGAGCTGGACCTCGTTCCCGGGCTCAGCGTCGCGGAGAACCTGCACCTCGGCCGCGAGCCGCGCACCAGGTTCGGGATCGTCGACCGCCGGAAGATGGCCGACGGAACCCGGGAGCTGCTCCGGCGCACCGGCATCGAGCTGGACCCGCAGCGCCCGGTCGGCGAGCTGCGCGTCGGCGAGCAGCAGCTGGTCACCATCGCCCGCGCGCTGCTGCTGGACGCGAAGGTGCTGATCATGGACGAGCCGACCTCCGCGCTCTCCAGCACCGAGGTGGAGCGGCTGTTCGCGGTGATCGCCGAGCTGCGCCGCAGCGGCACCGGCATCGTCTACATCTCGCACCGGATGGACGAGATCGGCCGGGTGGCCGACCGGGCCACCGTGCTGCGCAACGGCCGCAAGGTCGCGGAGTTCGACGCCCGGAAGCTGACCGCCGAGCAGGCCGCCGAGGCGATGGTGGGCCGCTCGGTGCAGACGATGTTCCGCGCCGAGCGGCGCGAGGTCGGCGCGGAGCTGCTGGCGGTGTCGGGCTTCGCCGTGCGCCCGCGGCGGCCGCGGGTGGGCCGCCGGGAACCCGCAGGGATCGACCTGACCGTGCGGCGCGGGGAGATCGTCGGGCTCTGCGGGCTGCTCGGCTCAGGACGCACCGAACTGCTGGAATCGCTGTTCGGGGCGGGGTCCTCCGGCACGTGGGAGGGGGAGGTGACCCTCGACGGGCGCCCGGTGCGGCCGAGGGGTCCGCGCCGTGCGCTGCGCGAGGGCATCGCCTTCGTGCCGGAGGACCGCAGGACGTCCGGGCTGGTCCTGGAGCACTCGGTGCTGGCCAACACGGTGCTGTCGGTGCTGGACCGGCTGGGCGCGCTCGGCCTGGTCCGCCGCCGCAAGGAGGTGGCCACCACCGAGAGCAGCGTGCAGCAGCTCAAGGTCAAGCTCGGCCGGATCCTCGACCCGGTCGGCACCCTGTCGGGCGGCAACCAGCAGAAGGTCGTGTTCGGCCGGATGCTGCTGACCGAACCGCGGTTGCTGCTGCTGGACGATCCCACCCGCGGGGTGGACATCGGCGCGAAGTCGGAGATCTACCAGCTGCTCGGCGAGATCGCCGAGCGCGGCATCGGCGTGCTGCTGGCGTCCTCGGAACTGCCGGAGCTGGTCGGCGTGTGCGACCGGGTGGTGGTGCTGCGCGGTGGGCGCAGCGTCGCCGAGTTCGGCACCGGCGAGGTCGGTGAGGCGGAACTGCTGGCCGCCGCGATGGGCGAGCGGGCGGGCGACGGGGCCGGGCCGGTGGTCGGCACCGGACCGCAGAGCACTGGGGGAGGCGCCAGGTGA
- a CDS encoding substrate-binding domain-containing protein — protein MRKTMRSLLAVTCAAAALAAAGCGTTSENSGQVQQQDPTKNCKGPDGKYTIGMSQANLAEPYRVRMDEDIRTAASKVPQFDVQFSDAAKDNSKQISDVENFITKQVDLLMISPNEAAPLTDVVKKAYNKGIPVVVLDRKVDGDGYTTYIGADNVQIGRQAGEYFTKTLLPQGGKIVQIKGLSGSTPAKEREDGFKEGIAGSNIEIVATADGEWERSVGQQKMDALLKAHPDIQAVYAQNDPMAEGAYLAAQAAGRNDLKFVGIDGLPIPSGGIKAVEEGRLQATNLYPTGGAEAVEAARALLIDCQPVPKTQTLQTELVTKDNAAEVYARLNQS, from the coding sequence ATGCGCAAGACGATGAGGTCGTTGCTCGCGGTCACCTGCGCCGCCGCCGCGCTCGCCGCCGCCGGTTGCGGCACCACCAGCGAGAACAGCGGGCAGGTCCAGCAGCAGGACCCCACCAAGAACTGCAAGGGACCGGACGGCAAGTACACCATCGGGATGAGCCAGGCCAACCTCGCCGAGCCCTACCGGGTCCGGATGGACGAGGACATCCGCACGGCCGCGTCGAAGGTGCCGCAGTTCGACGTGCAGTTCTCCGACGCGGCCAAGGACAACTCCAAGCAGATCAGCGACGTGGAGAACTTCATCACCAAGCAGGTCGACCTGCTGATGATCTCGCCGAACGAGGCGGCCCCGCTGACCGACGTGGTGAAGAAGGCCTACAACAAGGGCATCCCGGTGGTGGTGCTGGACCGCAAGGTCGACGGCGACGGCTACACCACCTACATCGGCGCGGACAACGTCCAGATCGGCCGCCAGGCCGGCGAGTACTTCACGAAGACGCTGCTGCCGCAGGGCGGCAAGATCGTGCAGATCAAGGGCCTCTCCGGTTCCACACCGGCCAAGGAGCGCGAGGACGGCTTCAAGGAGGGCATCGCGGGCTCGAACATCGAGATCGTAGCCACCGCCGACGGCGAGTGGGAGCGCTCGGTCGGGCAGCAGAAGATGGACGCGCTGCTCAAGGCGCACCCCGACATCCAGGCGGTGTACGCGCAGAACGACCCGATGGCCGAGGGCGCGTACCTGGCGGCCCAGGCCGCCGGGCGCAACGACCTGAAGTTCGTCGGCATCGACGGGCTGCCGATCCCGTCGGGCGGCATCAAGGCCGTCGAGGAAGGACGCCTTCAGGCGACCAACCTGTACCCGACCGGCGGTGCGGAAGCCGTCGAGGCCGCCAGGGCGCTGCTGATCGACTGCCAGCCGGTGCCCAAGACGCAGACCCTGCAGACCGAGCTGGTGACCAAGGACAACGCGGCCGAGGTCTACGCCCGGCTGAACCAGAGCTGA